In the genome of Streptomyces sp. SAI-127, the window ACCGGTGCCGCAGGCGACGAACACGCCGCCCGCACCGGCAGCGACGCCGCTGTCGATGTGCTGCGCGAGCCGTTCCTCGTCCAGCCAGCCGTCCGCGGCGAACGGCGTCACCGGGAAGAACAGCACTCCTTGGAACTTCATGTCTCCCTCAAACGTGGGGGGTCGGGTCAGCCCTTCGTGGCACCGGCGGCGATGCCGGTGACCAGGGAGCGCTGGAGGAGCAGATAGACGATCAGGCTGGGGATGAGGGCGATGACCGCACCGGCCAGGACCACCCCGGAGCCGACCTCGGGGTCCGTGCGCAGGATGGACAGGGCGACGGTGACCGTGTAGTCGGTGGGGTCCTTGGAGGCGATCAGGGGCAGCAGGTACTGGTCCCAGATCATGATGAAGCCGAGCACCCCGGCCACGCCCAGCGCGGGCTTGCACAGCGGCAGGATGATCTGCCACAGCATCCGCAGTTCGCCGACGCCGTCGAGGCGGGCCGCCTCCTCGATCTCGGCGGGGATGTCCCGCATGAACTCGGTCAGCATCATCACCGAGAAGCCCCAGGCGCCCAGCGGCAGGATGACACCCCAGACCGTGCCCTTCAGGTCCAGGTGGACCACCGGGACGTCACCGAGGACCAGGGACAGGGGGATCGCGATGACCTCCTCGGGCAGCATCAGCGTCATCATGAACAGCATCATGATCAGCGCCTGGCCACGGAACCGGTGCCGCGCCAGCGCGTAGGCCGCCAGCGTGCACACCACGAGCTGGAGCAGCAGTCCGCCGCCCGCGATGACCAGGGAGTTGCCGAGGTAGTCCCAGATGCCGCGTTCGCCCGCCACCCTGAAGTTCAGCAGGGTGCTGTCGTGCGGCAGGAACGACAGCGAGGATCCGCTGGGGTTGGTGGTGAAGGCGCCCGAGAAGATCGTCAGGAACGGCGCCGCGAAGACGGCGAGGGCGATCAGACAGAGCAGGATGCGCAGGGCCCAGGCGAGTCCGGGCCGGTCGTTCCAGCCGACGGCGGTGTCGAAGCGGGCCGGGGTGGTCCGCTGCGCCTTGGTGGTCCGTCCGGCCGGGGTGTCAGGTGCCGCCGGCCGGACGGGGTCGATGACGGGGGCGCTCATCGCGCTTCTCCCCTCTTGCGGAGGTTGTTGACCAGGACGGTGAGCAGCAGCGTCACGCAGAGCAGGACGACCGAGGCCGCCGAGGCGCCGCCGATGTCGTTGCGGGTGAAGCCCAGGGTGTAGGCGCGGGTCATCCAGACGTCGGTGGACCCGGCGGGGCCGCCGCCGGTGAGGACGTAGACCTCGGTGAACACGCGCAGTCCGCGGATGGTGGCGAGCGTGAGCACGATCATGAGCGCCGGGCGGATCGCGGGAAGCGTGACGTGACGCAGCCGCTGCCACAGCGAGACACCGTCCATCGCCGCCGCCTCGTACAGCGAGCGGTCCACGCCCGCGAGACCGGCGAGGAAGATCACCATGTTGTACGGCGCCCAGATCCAGATGCCCATCACCATCGTCGAGTACAGCGCGATGTCGGGGTTGTCGAGGAACTGGACGGTCCCGAGTCCGAAGAAGTGCAGGCCGCTGTTGAGCAGGCCGTCGGAGGTCGGGTAGTACATCAGCCGCCACAGTTCGCCGACCACCGCGGTGGCCGTGACGGCGGGCAGGAAGACCGCGGTACGGAGGAACTTCAGCGAGCGGGCCTGGCCCTCGAGGAGCAGCGCGAGGGCGAACCCGAGCAGGATCGCGCCGACCGACTGGCCGATGCCCAGGATCAGGGTGTGCCCGATGGCGTCCTGGAAGCGGTGGTCGGTCAGGACCCGGCCGTAGTTCTCGAGGCCGATCCACTTGTCGCCGAGGAAGGGCCTGACGTCGAAGAAGCTGAGCCAGATGCCCTTGGCCATCGGCCAGAACTTGAAGACGAGGGCGAGCAGCAGACCCGGAGCCAGGAAGAGCCAGGGGACGACGGCCTTCTTGTCGAAGGCCCTCCTGCCCGTGCCTTCGCGCGCCGCGGGAGCGGTAACGGTTGCGGTCATTTCAGCAGGTCCTGGTCCTTGAGGTCACCGGCGAGGGTGTCGTTCAGCTCCTTGAGCTGCGAGCGGACGTCACCGCCGCAGTACGTGAAGATCGCGTTCAGCGCGTCGGCGGTGTCCTGCTTGATCGGGGCGAAGTCCGGCGCGTTCGGGAACTGCTCGGAGGCGTCCTCGTAGGCCTTCTGTACGACACTCCAGCGGGCGTCGTTCCTGACCTTCGCCGCGTCCAGCGTGGAGTTCACGGGGATACGGACGACGGGCTGGTGGCCGTCGACGCTGGTCATGGCGATCTTCTGGCCCTCGGCCGAGACCAGGAACGAGGCCAGCGCCAGCTCCTGTCGGTCCTTGCCGGTCTTGGCGCCGAGGTAGACGTTCTCGCCGTCGGCCAGCACATCGCCGCCGGCCGGGCCGGCGGGGGCGGGGACGACCTCGTACTTGTCCTTGCCGGGCGTGGCGTCGAAGGTGGTGATGTTGTACGGCCCGGTCATGTACATCCCGGCGTTGCCGTCCTGGAAGTTGGTGGCCGTCGCCGTGACGGCGGTGATCGCGCCGGGCTGGACGACACCCTTCTTGCCGCAGAAGAGGTTGTCCTTCATCCAGGTCACGGCGTTGATCGCGGCGGCCGAGTCCATGGCCGGGGTGTACGTGCCCTTGCCGTCCGGCGCGATGATCTGCGCGCCGCCCTGCCACAGGAAGCTCGCGCCCCACCAGGCGGCGTAGCCGTTCTGGGCGCTGGCCGGGGCGACGATGCCGTAGGTGTCGGCCTTGCCGTCGCCGTCCGGGTCCTCGGTGGCGAAGGCCTTGGCGACGGAGAGCATCTCCTGCCAGGTCGTCGGCGCCTTCAGCCCGAGCTTCTTCAGCCAGTCGGTCCTGATCATCAGGGCCTGTGCCTGACGGGAGTACGGGATGCCGTAGTGCTTACCGTCGATGCCGACCGTGGAGGACCAGGACTTGTCGGTGATCCGGTCACCGCCCGCGATCGAGGCGGGGTCGATCGGCTTGAGCAGGCCCTGGCTCTGGTAACTGCCCATCAGCGCCGTGTCGTTGATCATGACGTCCGGCAGGTCCTTGGTGGACGCCCGGCTCTGGAGCTGCTGGTCGAAGTTGATGACCGGCTGGTAGTCGATCTTGATGCCGGTCTTCTTGGTGAAGGCGGCGAAGACCCGGTCGTAGGTGGCGGCCGAGTCCGGATTGCTCCGGGTCCAGACCTCCAGCGTGTTCGGATCGCTGCTGCCCGCGCTGTCGGAGCCGGAGCCACAGGCGGCCGTTCCGAACATCAATCCCGCGACGGTGGCCGCCGCGGCCAGGCGGCGTCGTCGTCGGCGATCGCCCATGGACACTCTCCGCTCATATCCGTGAACTGTTCATATCCGTGAACCCGCTTCACGAATCTAAATGATCGGCCAAGCTACGGATTGTTTCTTCCGTATGTCAAGACATGGCCGAGAGTCTTCACAGAGGCTGTGCACGAGCCCTTCGGGAACGCTGTTGAGAAAGCAGTGGCGCGAGTGATCAGGGAGACACAGGTGTACGACGACAGCGACGGCCCGGGTGCGGCGGCGGCGCGGCTCACCGGCCGTACGGCGACGCAGGAGCGCCCGCTGTCCGGCGGGCTGGCCGAGGTGGTCCTCGACGACGGCCGGACGGTGATGGTCAAGCGCGCCGACAGTCTCGAGGAGGCCCGGGCGGAGGCGGCGGGGCTGCGCTGGCTGGCCGGAACCGGCCCGGTCCGGGTGCCGATCGTGTACGGCCAGGACGGCCACTGGCTGGTGACCGACCTGATCGCGCGGGGGCGGCCGAACCGGGAGGCGGCGCTCGACCTGGGCCGGGCGCTGGCCGGCTTGCACCTCGCCGGGGCGCCCGCCTTCGGCTCGGCGCCGCCCGGTGGCCCACGGGACGCGTACATCGGGCGAGCCCCGATGCGGAACGTCGAAGGCGACGAGTGGCCCGAGTGGTACGCCGAGCACCGGGTGCTGCCGTATCTGCGGACCGCGGTGGACGACGGCACGATGACGCTCTCGGAGGCCGGGCTGATCGAGCGGCTCTGCGCGCGGCTGCCCGGTCTGGCGGGCCCCGCCGAGCCCCCGGCCCGGCTGCACGGCGACCTCTGGAACGGCAACGTGCTGTGGGGCGCCGACGGCCACGCCTGGCTGATCGACCCCGCCGCTCACGGCGGCCACCGCGAGACCGACCTCGCGATGCTCCACCTCTTCGGCTGCCCGCACCTGGACGAGGTGCTGCGCGGCTACGAACAGGTGACACCGCTCGCCGACGGCTGGTCCGACCGCATCGGGCTCCACCAGCTGTTCCCCCTGCTGGTGCACGCCGTGCTGTTCGGACGGGGATACGCGGAACAGGCACTCAGCACGGCGAAGGCGGCCCTGGAACGGTGAGTACACCGGTCCGGGCCGCCTGAGCGTGTGACATCGCGGGCGAGGAAAGCGAGGGAGCTGATTTCAAGCCCCGAGAGGCAGTCGCTGAGAAGGAAGCACCCTCATGGCCTCGCCACGGGCGGTACGGCCGCGGTGACCCGCGGGTGCCGCCCGGTGCGACGTCGACGGCGAGGAAAGCGAAGGGGCTGGAGCTTTGGAGGCCCGGTTTTCAGCCGGTGAGAAGGAAGCCCCTTCATGGCCTCGCCAAGACAGACGCTAGCAGTCACTCGGGGATCAAGTCGCGCAGATTTTCCGGGGTGATGACCACCGAGTCCGGGTGCAGCCCCTCAGGACGCTCCAGGCCGATGTAGGTCACGGGCACGTCCGGCACCGACTCGGCGTCCCAAGCCGCCACGTCCGTACCGCCGTTCGCCATCAGCTCGGTCAGATACCCGACCGTGAGCTGCTCGCGCTCGACGACGGCGCGCAGCAGCGTCGCCACCGACACCCGGTTGCCCTCGACGCGGTTGTACGCCGGATGCCCCTTCAGGTACAGGTGCAGCCACTTGGCGTGCCAACTCCCGTCCTCCGCACGCCGGAACGCCAGCGGCAGCGCCACCCGGCCCGGCCCGCGCAGCTCCGACTTCATCCGCACGGTACGCGCCTCGAAGGGCCGCCCCCGCTGCTCGGCCTCGCGCAGCATGAACCCGAAGAACGACTCCTCGGCCTCCTCGAACCCCTCCCCGGAGTAGATGTTGACCTGCGGGACGATGTACGTGCCCCGCACCGCTCCGAGCCGCAGATTGATGAACTCCGAAGCGCCGTCAGGGGCGTTGGTGATGTCACCCGAGTGCTCGCCCTCCACCTCGCGGAGATTGGTGTACGACAGCCAGGACACCGTGTCGTACTTCGCGTCCAGCAGCAGCGCCGACAGGTCGTAGTCGGTGACCCGCTGCGCCTGCTTCCAGTACACGAAGAACCGCAGCAGCTCTCCGTCGACCGGCGAGACGGAGCCGCGGGGCAGCACACCGAGTCCGGCCGAGGTGGCCCGCCCGCTGAGCGGAAGCGCCACGCCGAGGACGTCGGGGCCGACCAACAGCCGCTCCGGGGACGGGAGTCGACGGCCGATCTCCGCGTCGAGCGCGGCGATCAGACGCTCCCGGTCCGCCTCCGGTACGGCCGTACGCGTGTCGTCGGCGACATGCGCGCGGCCGAGACGGTTGATGAACACCCGCTTCCGGCCCGTCTCCGCGGCCCGGTTGTGCAGGTACTCACGCACCGACAGCACGACCCGCCCGGAGACCTCCGAAGCGGTCTGGTCTACGGCGGCCACCACGGCGTCCCGCTCCTCCTGCGTGCGCGCGGTGCGCAGCAGCCGGTCCAGCGCGCGGAAGAGCCGGCCGGGCGCGGACTTGAGCAGCTCCGCCGCCCCGGTGACGTCGTCCGCACCGAGCAGTGCCTCGATGCGCGCGTCGAAGGTGTACGCCTTCTGCTCGCCCCGGGCGACGCCGAACACCTCGGCGGCACGCGGCCACTGGGGGTACTCGTGCGGGTGCAGACGCTCGCCGAGCCGCTTGAAGGCCTCGCGGTGCGCGAGGACGTCGGCGAGCTTGGCCGGGGCCGCCGCGACGACCGAGTCGAGCCCCGCGAGCAGGGCCCGGCGGGCCGGCCGCGACAGCGCGCGGAACCGGGTCGGCTCCTGGAGGGACACATCCCCGCCCGACAGCGCGCAGGCGAGCCGCAGCACATCGGTGACGGTGTCCAGCAGCAGACCGGAACCCGCCTTCAGCCGGGCCTCGTTGACGACGGCACGGTTCTCCCGCACCGGGATCTCGTCCGGCTGGGGCCCGTCGGCGCAGTGCTCGGCGAGCACCTTGAGGTCGGCCAGGTGCTCGTCGCCGAGCGGCGTGGCGCTCCCGGCCAGCGCCAGGTACAGGGCGGTGACCTCGTCGTCCAGGGCGCCGCCCAGGTGCAGGACCGTCAGCCGGTCGCCCACCGCGGCCGTCAGCTCGTCGTGCGCGGCGAGCATCTCGTCGTACGTGTGCTGGTAGTTGCCGTACGACGGCAGCGTGAGCAGGTTGATCACACCGTTGCGCAGCTGGGTGAGGACGCCGGAGCGGGCCTTGCCGTCCTCCAGGGCCTCACGCACGCAGCGCATCCAGAACTCGAAGGTGTCCGGGACGTTCGCCGGGAAGTCCTTGAAGTAGACGTTGTGCCGCACATGGTCGCCGGCCATCTCACGGACGGCGGCGAGCGTGGGCACGGCGGTGTCGACGACCGTGGCCTCCGACAGCCCCGACAGTCGCCTCAGCGCACCCGCCGACAGCTTGAAGCCGACGGACATCAGCGCGGCGTCGAACTGCCGCGCCGCGACGGCGCCCTCCCCGACGGGACCCGCGGGGGAGGGGAGACGGAGGGTGTGCCGGATGACCAGGCGTTCCAGACGGTGGACCATTCCGGAATGGTCGCAGAGGTGTTCGACCCGGCGCACCGGAGTTTTCGGGGCCCCGGTCTTGCGGGCCCGGGTCCTCCGTGGGCCCGGGGGTCAGGACTCCTGGCCCTGCTTCTTCTCCTTGATGCGCGCCGCCTCCTTGCGGACCTCCGCCTGCGTGGCGCGCTCCTTCTCCAGCCAGTCGGGACTGTCCTGCCGCAGCGCCTCGATCTGCTCGGTGGTGAGGGCTTCGGTGACCCCGCCGCGTGCGAGGCCCGCGATGGAGACGCCCAGCCTGGCCGCGACGACCGGGCGGGGGTGCGGGCCGTTCTGGCGCAGGTCCTGGAGCCATTGCGGCGGATTGGCCTGAAGTTCGTTCAGCTCGGCGCGCGAGACCACGCCCTCCTGGAACTCCGAGGGGGTGGCGGGGAGGTACACACCCAGCTTCTTCGCCGCGGTCGCGGGCTTCATCGTCTGGGTGCTCTGGTGCGACTTCATGGAGTCCAGACTATCGGCCGCGCACGAGACCTCCGACCACAGTGGGTAACCTTGCCGCGTGACAGACTCGCCAGAACCCCCCTCCTTCCGGCTCGCCTACGTCCCCGGGGTGACGCCCGCCAAGTGGGTGCGGATCTGGCACGAGCGCCTGCCGGACGTCCCCCTGGAACTCCTCCAGGTGAGTGCCCAGGAGGCCTCCGACGTGTTGCGCG includes:
- a CDS encoding sugar ABC transporter substrate-binding protein, coding for MGDRRRRRRLAAAATVAGLMFGTAACGSGSDSAGSSDPNTLEVWTRSNPDSAATYDRVFAAFTKKTGIKIDYQPVINFDQQLQSRASTKDLPDVMINDTALMGSYQSQGLLKPIDPASIAGGDRITDKSWSSTVGIDGKHYGIPYSRQAQALMIRTDWLKKLGLKAPTTWQEMLSVAKAFATEDPDGDGKADTYGIVAPASAQNGYAAWWGASFLWQGGAQIIAPDGKGTYTPAMDSAAAINAVTWMKDNLFCGKKGVVQPGAITAVTATATNFQDGNAGMYMTGPYNITTFDATPGKDKYEVVPAPAGPAGGDVLADGENVYLGAKTGKDRQELALASFLVSAEGQKIAMTSVDGHQPVVRIPVNSTLDAAKVRNDARWSVVQKAYEDASEQFPNAPDFAPIKQDTADALNAIFTYCGGDVRSQLKELNDTLAGDLKDQDLLK
- a CDS encoding DUF5997 family protein — encoded protein: MKSHQSTQTMKPATAAKKLGVYLPATPSEFQEGVVSRAELNELQANPPQWLQDLRQNGPHPRPVVAARLGVSIAGLARGGVTEALTTEQIEALRQDSPDWLEKERATQAEVRKEAARIKEKKQGQES
- a CDS encoding sugar ABC transporter permease, yielding MTATVTAPAAREGTGRRAFDKKAVVPWLFLAPGLLLALVFKFWPMAKGIWLSFFDVRPFLGDKWIGLENYGRVLTDHRFQDAIGHTLILGIGQSVGAILLGFALALLLEGQARSLKFLRTAVFLPAVTATAVVGELWRLMYYPTSDGLLNSGLHFFGLGTVQFLDNPDIALYSTMVMGIWIWAPYNMVIFLAGLAGVDRSLYEAAAMDGVSLWQRLRHVTLPAIRPALMIVLTLATIRGLRVFTEVYVLTGGGPAGSTDVWMTRAYTLGFTRNDIGGASAASVVLLCVTLLLTVLVNNLRKRGEAR
- a CDS encoding carbohydrate ABC transporter permease — its product is MSAPVIDPVRPAAPDTPAGRTTKAQRTTPARFDTAVGWNDRPGLAWALRILLCLIALAVFAAPFLTIFSGAFTTNPSGSSLSFLPHDSTLLNFRVAGERGIWDYLGNSLVIAGGGLLLQLVVCTLAAYALARHRFRGQALIMMLFMMTLMLPEEVIAIPLSLVLGDVPVVHLDLKGTVWGVILPLGAWGFSVMMLTEFMRDIPAEIEEAARLDGVGELRMLWQIILPLCKPALGVAGVLGFIMIWDQYLLPLIASKDPTDYTVTVALSILRTDPEVGSGVVLAGAVIALIPSLIVYLLLQRSLVTGIAAGATKG
- a CDS encoding fructosamine kinase family protein produces the protein MYDDSDGPGAAAARLTGRTATQERPLSGGLAEVVLDDGRTVMVKRADSLEEARAEAAGLRWLAGTGPVRVPIVYGQDGHWLVTDLIARGRPNREAALDLGRALAGLHLAGAPAFGSAPPGGPRDAYIGRAPMRNVEGDEWPEWYAEHRVLPYLRTAVDDGTMTLSEAGLIERLCARLPGLAGPAEPPARLHGDLWNGNVLWGADGHAWLIDPAAHGGHRETDLAMLHLFGCPHLDEVLRGYEQVTPLADGWSDRIGLHQLFPLLVHAVLFGRGYAEQALSTAKAALER